taaGCACATTTCACGTTTTTATttgcttatttatttttaattaaccttcatttttatatattgtagTTTCACATCTTTAGCATTATGATTTATCTTCAATTAttcatcataattttgccttaatttattacacatatatatatttcctaCCATTTAATTATTGCATCATTTGCAATATGAAATGGGTATGGCAGCGTTTATCAGCGGATACTTACAcataaatacaataaataattttataagcTTCGAGTTATTGTTTTATGGAAGCATATTCATTGATTTATCTATTTGAATTATGAAATTTTCTATTCCAATGATTACGGATTCcatgaattatatttagaATTTTCATAGCGGGTGTTCCAATGATTCCGATTTGCATTTGATAGGTTATAATTGCTACTTGGAGTATCcatatatttcaatatACCAACCATTGGGTTGTAATCACCATTTTGAGGATTAATGCGTTTCCTAGTTCCATATGACGAACTAGAAACACCATTTCGATTATTCCTTTTCCAACCCCATCTATTTAAAGTATTTATATCACTATTTCGGGAATCCAGATGATTCCGATTATCATTTAGTGAGGTTGGAGGCTCATTTGTGTTTTCCCAAACTTTCCaagttttatttaataaatcatgATCATTATTATAGGCATCCCAATTATTCTGATTTCTATTGGATGAAGGGAAATAGTTATTAGGGTTATTCATACTATTCCTAATTTTATATGGTGGTTTAGAATTGGGAATTGGACTATTCCATTGTTTCAAAACATTAGatacataattaaaaatattgcttCCCGTATTTGGTGAATTaggttttttatatgatggATTATTCATGCCGCTTTTTGTTTCATTCTCTTTTTGTTCCTTCTCTTTTTTctccttttcttttttttccttttcttttaattttctttttttggacttataattttttttttcagattTCCAAACATTCCATTTCTTTCCTTCTATTAATTTGTCTATAAATTCATCACGCCATTCTTCATAATTTTGGGTAGtatcattttcaaatttttccCACTCGCTAGTTTTcttattcataaaaaaataatttttaatttctgtCCATTCATTCCATTCGGATACTTCTCTATTTAATCTATCTTcccattttttcatattttcaaattttgaCGTATATAGTTTTATAACCCcttcattaatatatttccaatATTTCCAATATTTGTTTTCACGAAGTTTCCAATCAGATGATAGCCATTCATCGAATGTATTGTTCTTCCAATTACCCCATTGTTTCATAGTCCATTTAtccatattatatttagttTTTAATAACCAACTTTTGAATTCTAAATTCATGGATTTTTTAGCTTCTGTTTTTACCCATTCTCCCCATTGTTCATCATCAAAGTCTGATGATTCTGtaagaattttttttttatatgctcTTTCTAAATGTTCATTATAATGCAaccatttattttcatgatTTTCTTTCCACTTATTCCACTCTTTACTTTTAAGTTCAATCATTTCTTTTGTATCATCTTCTAATTTAGAATTGAATTCTTCAAATTTCTCATCTAATTCGGATTTCCAATCTTCCCATAATTCCTCTTTACCTTCTTCAGATCcttctatattatttacatcGTATTCTGGCGTATTCTTATTTTCTGTATTACCGCCTgttatgtaaaatattatattctaaAGAAAGggttaaaagaaaaaatataagcatatgtgtataataatatgttttgaaaatgcattttatgaattatatatttatttacatatataattttccatatttatCATCGTATTAgagaaaattaaaaaatacaatatttttcgacaatatttttaaaaaaacttaCATCATGAATcctttttatcattaatgTCAATAAAAAACTAATGAGTAACGATGCAAATATTAGCATTGCTAATTGTAAATGATTATCcagcatatgcatatgcatattcatGGCATGGTCTCTTAATCTTTGTATGATTTGAAGCTTTTCTAATTCGTCCTTGCATTTTAGAAGCAATATATGGCTTTTTCCTAATTTTTCAGTTATTACTTTACTATAGGCTATGGCATGATGAGCTATCGGATAATGTATTATAGGTGTAATAACGTCTACAACTTTAGAAACCATaccattaaattttataacacTCATTTTCGAATATATTCTAAACATTCGGTTTAAGATTCCAACATTTTCCACTAGGATTTCGTTGGTAATTATTTCATCAGAATTAACTAATGATTCATTAAATGTGCCAGATGGTGTTTCAACTACTGTTTCAGAACCAAGTAATGTATTAGTGCTATTCGGTACATTGggaattttttgaatatctGGACCGCTTGTAttcatatcattatttaataaagttTTGCTACGAGCATTTTCACCATCCATAGTACTCGCACTTAGAGTATTATGGCCTTCAACTGCACTTATTGGTTCCATATTACTATATTTCTAATCATATGTATTATACTATAAACAGTTGTAATTGGGGaggaatatttataaaattacgTATTTGAAGCAAtcgaatatatatattttaatacatatatatgtcttaaaagttaataatatttttaatacacATTTATTCTGAAATAAGAAAAGcgttattatttatattatatatatttaggAAAATTGATgtgtcattttttttgaatttataaaataaaattattcaattttatgcattcgctgatagtaatatatatatttaaattattattataatttcatGTGCTAGGTTAAGTGAACacggaaaaaatatatatgatgaataatatgctttttattaatttatggaactattttattttgctttatagcatataaaaatacaataaataacaataataaaaattaaaattaaacaaaattaatatttttggaTACCAAGggcatttataaattaatgtttgtatttattattataactctatatattttttaaaagggTGTGCCTTTTTTATAGATTCTTACaactatataaatatattaaatctgcgttttttagtattttatctattattttaactATGATGCCCTATATGTGAATTCACTTGTCtgcattattttaatattatataaaggaattgttttttatactcCAATCAGCATTTAAGAgaattttgttcatatatatgtttttgataattaaatgaataatgcaaaatataaaaacacaAGCACATccatttatcatatataaaaacatttattgtagaaacattttttttattaaaaatataaaattatataattttacaaattgcatctttaaattttcaaagatgatatttatgtaaaaatggTGTGTAAAGAATTTAAAAGATTTCTAAAGtagcatatattataatatgtattggcaattaaatatacaaaaatatattatataaaacatggtttatattatatatatgcataaaatatttgtattgtGGATTTGtgcataatataaataaaaaccaccaaaaaataaaaaattagatattactattttttcacCGCTTATAGATCaccataaataaaaaatataatacataaaaaaaagaaaaagtgTTTATTAAAACATGCACATACAAAGTCGGTATAAAGGGTTtctatatgcataatacaCACAATAGTTaacttatataaatattatttataaaatctaaaaacacaaataaaaagcaataaaattagggtggaatatatttttatatattcttcaAGCATTTATACAAACCctttatgtaataaaagGTATATCCTTAAGAAGAAacagaaaatgaaataaatgtttataaGCACATTTCACGTTTTTATttgcttatttatttttaattaccttccatttttatatattgtagTTTCACATCTTTAGCATTATGATTTATCTTCAATTAttcatcataattttactttaatttattacacatatatatatttcctaccatttaattattgcatcatttacaaaatgaaatgGGTATGCCAGCATTTATCAGCGGATACTTACACATAAATACAATAAGTAATTTTATAAGTTTCaagttattattattttatggaattactttattttgctttataacatataaaaatacaataaatagcaataataaaaatgaaagggtaatatattatttatgaattGAATCCTTTTAATAAGATTACTAATTTTGATGTATGTgcatgaatttttttaagctATATAATAGATGCTGATTTTATTTGCATTCATTTcgatttttaaaataatcttAGATCATAAATTAACAACACAAATGGGAACATACACAATTATCTGTGAACTGATATTGCATAACAATAATGATTAAATAGAAAATTGAAAACATTTATCTTAAATTATAACcgataatatatataatgtggATTTTTCGAATGGTATTTTGTGTctaattttaaatgttaATTATACTTATATTATAACTAATTATACGAATTATTTCTTCAGTAAAGTTAATGCATGATGACACAAAATGCATGTTAATTTCGAAGTTATTATAAAAGACAATATATCTAACATATTATGTAAATCCATTTTGTAACACATAATTTAAGAGTTCGATTGACTTGGggattattaataaaatatttacagtatatatttattattataaatattttaagttataaaaaatatctttatttaaaaaaagtcattaattattattttttttagtaaatcataattttaaatcttTTGAAAACTATGCAAATTATAGTACATTTGAGGCATgcattcatttttataaagcaGGCATatggaatatattttatttctctaaatgtatttttggtcatatatataaatataacaatgATAATTCTTTAAGtatattgttatatagAATGATAGCAGTATAATACAATacttatatatgataaggcttagaaaatatgtttgtattttatttctttctctttttgttattatttgcattaatatataataattgaaatataggcataaaattaaattgttaatttcaaaatgaatgaaaataaataaatatgcatctTTTATCAATTATAGATTATTCAATTAAGTTGGGCCCATGTAATATCTAAATATCACCGCTGTCGTCAACAAAGAACggacatatttataatgaataccaaattgaattatatattataattaatactAAATAGTATGTGTTGTTTCGATATTTATGTTCCgttctttttatatagaaatataatGTTGCATAGATTCCTAGTTATAGCTTGAATGAATATTGTACCAGGGgatgcataaaaataaatattttatacatataattttattttatatatataataaatggacattatatgttattagatataaagaaaaaatctgcatatatattcatgaaaaattaatatgtttcattttatttatcttcATAAGTTATGGTTGTTTTGCatttaattcaaaaaacGTCTAAAAACAAAAGACTGATAcattatatgaattaatatataatatatgcatatataatgtattatttaattataattttggaattaatatgtttaaatGAGTAtggtttataatttatattattatatatttttttttagaacaaatcaaatataaatagtttTGTTTACAAAGATGTATGcatctaaaaaatatatattcgataaaaataagatgTCTCTGtatgcaaaataaaataaacaccttataataaaaatattcgtTAAAAAATTACGAGGGAGTgctaaatttatatgattattaatattgGATAGAATTGggaatattttaatgttaGTATATGTTGCCATTATTTGATGcataaagaatataatcGCTTTATtccaaaataatttaaattttcttataaaatttatgtattataaataaatgaagtTATTTTAATCTACAACTAATGgttttttgaaatttttttttttttcatttaattctcttttttgtatttttttataaggaATGTATAAGTTGTATTACATTAATATGTAATACAATACTGTAACCGACtctatgaaaaaaatataattattatttctagATGGTTATGTCGTAAAATTTTAGAACTAATTAACATATTGTATTcgaaaaacataataaattatcgTATTCCTgcactatatatattatattccaCTTCAGCAtagcataaaaaaatacatgtCGTAGTAAgacatttttaatgtaggtatatgtacatattatttatttaatatatatatatatatatatattttttggtatattgttttctaaataatttataagaTATAatctataattatattttacaattaaaaatatacttggttgaatatataatatttttttttttaaaatactaattacaaaaatttataattaaattgcattttaaatatttaataacatgtttatgaaattttcatatatttatagctttattacaaattaatataaaacaaccaatgttatataatatagtaaattggaataattaatataaaatatcatacatacaaatataaataaataaaaccacataatatagaaatagAACTAGtatgatattttatatataaaaagacattttttttttatttctttatattttttatggtattaaaaaaaatataatatatactacaaaaatgaattccaaattaatacaaattaGTTCGTCTCTTCTTTTAATGTGCTTATGCGACGCATACAGCAACGaggtaaaatattatatgttaattttataaatatttgtttattgcgttaaaatttataattggCGATGTTTTacattacaaaataaaatttaattataaatatattcaaattttatgtatttttagaaaaataataataatgtaacTAAGGTTATAAAATCGAATCGATTGTTATCTGAGCAAGAAAACAATGAAGTAGGAGAAGGAGCATATGAAAACCAATCACTTTATGAGAACCAATCAATTTATGAAGATCAACCAATTTATGAGAACCAATCAATTTATGAAGATCAACCAGTTTATGAAGGTCAACCAGCTTATAACAATCAATCAAATTATGAAGATCAACCAATTTATGAAGACCAACCAACTTATGACAATCAATCACTTTATGACAATCAATCACTTTATGACAATCAATCACTTTATGACAATCAATCACTTTATGAAGATCAACCAGTTTATGAAGGT
This genomic interval from Plasmodium chabaudi chabaudi strain AS genome assembly, chromosome: 11 contains the following:
- a CDS encoding tryptophan-rich antigen, with the translated sequence MEPISAVEGHNTLSASTMDGENARSKTLLNNDMNTSGPDIQKIPNVPNSTNTLLGSETVVETPSGTFNESLVNSDEIITNEILVENVGILNRMFRIYSKMSVIKFNGMVSKVVDVITPIIHYPIAHHAIAYSKVITEKLGKSHILLLKCKDELEKLQIIQRLRDHAMNMHMHMLDNHLQLAMLIFASLLISFLLTLMIKRIHDNIIFYITGGNTENKNTPEYDVNNIEGSEEGKEELWEDWKSELDEKFEEFNSKLEDDTKEMIELKSKEWNKWKENHENKWLHYNEHLERAYKKKILTESSDFDDEQWGEWVKTEAKKSMNLEFKSWLLKTKYNMDKWTMKQWGNWKNNTFDEWLSSDWKLRENKYWKYWKYINEGVIKLYTSKFENMKKWEDRLNREVSEWNEWTEIKNYFFMNKKTSEWEKFENDTTQNYEEWRDEFIDKLIEGKKWNVWKSEKKNYKSKKRKLKEKEKKEKEKKEKEQKENETKSGMNNPSYKKPNSPNTGSNIFNYVSNVLKQWNSPIPNSKPPYKIRNSMNNPNNYFPSSNRNQNNWDAYNNDHDLLNKTWKVWENTNEPPTSLNDNRNHLDSRNSDINTLNRWGWKRNNRNGVSSSSYGTRKRINPQNGDYNPMVGILKYMDTPSSNYNLSNANRNHWNTRYENSKYNSWNP